The DNA region GTTCAGCCTGTTCTCCGGTGACGGCGCCTTCGTCGAGGACGTCATGGAGGACGCTGCGGACGTTGTGAAGCGCCACGTCGAAGCGTTCGAAGCCGTCTGGACGCGAGCCATCCCGCACGAGGACTACCGGATCTGACGGCCCCGACCCATGCAATCTCCCTACCCGTCGTCCAGCCTGGACAACGCACGCCGCTCCATTGCTGAGCGGCTGCGTGAGATCCGCCGTGACGCTGGTCTGTCGGGTAGGGAGGTTGCGGCGCTCACAGGGTGGCAACCGTCGAAGGTCTCGCGCTTGCAGAACGCGACGACTCCACCGTCCGACGATGACATTCGGACGTGGTGCCGTGCCTGCGGAGCCGAAGACAAGGCGCCTGACCTCGTCGCACAGAACCGGACCGCTGACTCCATGTACCTGGAGTGGAAGCGCGTCCAGCGCACTGGTATGCGACGGCTTCAGGAGTCCAGGGTCCCGCTGTACGAGCGTACGGAGACGTTCCGCGTCTACAGCTCCAGCGTGGTCCCGGGGTTCCTCCAGACGCACGAGTACGCCGCCGCACTCCTGAAGTCGATCTCTGACTTCCACGGGACGCCGGACGACGTCGAGGACGCGGCGGATGCCCGCGTGGCGCGGAACCACATCGTCAGGGAGCGCGGCCGTCGCTTCGTGTTCCTCCTCGAAGAGTCCGTGTTGACCCACGTCATCGGAAGCGCCGAAACGACGGCCGGCCAACTCGGGCATCTGCTGACTGCGATGGCGTTCCCGTCGGTGTCGGTCGGCATCGTGCCCGCGGGAGCCACGCGCAACATGTGGACTCTGGAGACGTTCACTCTCTTCGACGAGGGACGCGTTCACGTCGAGCTGCTGACGGCTGCAATCACTGTCACGGCGCCCGGAGAAGTGGCGCAGTACGCGAACGCCTTCGCGAGGATGTCGGCTCATGCTGTCGTCGGAGCGGAAGCACGCGCACGCATCACGGAAGCTCTCAGCTCCCTCTCGGATGAACCCGCATAGAATTCCGTAGAATCTCGTGGAATTCCCTTCCCCTCTGCTCGTACGGTCGGTGCATCAAGGCACGCGGCGGAGGTGTAGGGATGGCACTGGAGAGGACGCTCAGAGCGCCTGTTGAACTGCCGGATCCGGTGATTGAAAAACCGAAGCCGGTTCCGGGCTGCGACGTCTGCGGAGCATGCGGCCGACAGTGGGTGGAAGCCACGGACCCGAAGAGTCCGGCTTACGACTTGTCGCACGCGGTGGATCTCGCGATTGAAATCAGGCGTCACCCGCACGACTGGAAGAAGAAGGCGGCTGAGCGTCGTCGGAAGGCGGCGGAGAAATGATCCCCACGGACTACACCTCGTTACCCCTGGAGATAGCCGACCTGCCGATGCGCCTGGAGGTCGGCGACTTCCCCGAGCGCCGATGGGTCGAATGCGCCTCGTGCATCGAGGCAGACCCCGTAGGGCAGGGCACCGACGAAGCGCAGGACTGGGCTCGGGAGCACCTGCGTCGTCACCCCGACCATGACCGCTTCCGGATCGTCAGCATGACCGCATGGCGTCTCGCGCCCGGAAGCTCCGAGCGGAAGGCGGACGAGGAATGACCCTCACTGAACTCGACAACGGCCTGACGGAGCTGGCACTCACGGCGGAGGGGCTGAAGAAGTGGGAAACCCACCCGTGGGGCGAGGTGCAACGGATGGCGAAGTCCGTTGGACCGGCCATCTTGGAGCAGCTCACCGAGCGAGGCTTGTGGGACGGTCTGACGCCTCATGATCAGGCAGCCGTCCACTGGGCCATGGCCGAAGGGCACTCCGTCAGTCGCGTGGGTAAGCCGTGGCTCCGCCCGGACCGCGAGGCGCCCCGAATCCAGCAGCTTCACGAGGCCGCGGACCACTACGGCGCGGTGTGTGGCGCACGCTGGCACCCCCGAAGCTACGGCTGGGATCGGCAGGCTCGTTCCGGCGTCGAGTTCGCCGCACGCTTCACGACCCTGCCTGACGGGTGGCGCGAGGAGGCCATGCGGCGGGCACTGGCCGGCCAGGGCATCGCCTCGGCAGTCGCTGATGCCGCCCGGCTCCGCAACATCCTCCGCAGCGTCTACGGCATTGAGTCGACGGATGAGTAGGCAACCCACGTGCTGTGGAAGGCCCATGGTTCTGTCGCAGGACAAGAAGACGTACACGTGCCTGGAGTGCTGGGCCGAAGTAGAAGCCTGACGGCCCCACAGACCCGCGCCCCCGCTGCTTGTTCAGTCGGCGCGCGGTGGGGCGGCAGGGTTCTGGAGTCGTTGAGGTCGGCCACCGGGACCCTGCTCGCTCCGCCCCTCTGTCCGATCCGCCTCCCCATCCCCCGTGTCTAGGGGAGCGGGCGGAGGGACGAAGCCCCGTTCACCTCACTGTGTTGAGGTGGGCGGGGCTTTGGCGTTTTCGCAGGTCATGGAGTCCGCCAAACTCTATAGCGTAGTGCCCATTCAGCTAGGGTTATCTCGTACTGCATGGCGTACACAGATGCCTCCAACGCTCAACGGCCCAGAGCTCAACGGCCCAGAGCTCAACGGCTGTAACGGGCCCTAATCGCTTGTACGGGCAGGGGAGTTGAGGGCGAGCAGCGACAGCAGTCCGCGAACTCCCGTGTCGAAGGCGGCGGTCGAGCCGGACGCGCGCGCCAGCACATAGCCGCCCTGGACCGTGGCGACGACCGTCGCGGCGATCTCCTCGCCGTCCAGCGAGGGCGCGAACTCGCCCCGCTCCTGCCCTTCCTCGACGATCCCCGCGAGGCGCTCCCGCAGCCAGTCCAGCGTCTCGTCGACGGGCGCGCGCAGCTCCTCGCTCGCCATGACGTCCGGGTCCATGGTCAGCCGCCCGACCGGGCAACCGCGCAGCACATCGCGCTCGCGTCGCAGATACGCCTCGACACGCTCGTACGGAGAACCAGGACCGCCGAGTACTCCCTCGGCGGTAGCGCGCAGCTCCTCCGCCGTGCGCCGGATCGCGGCGAGCGCCAGGTCGGGCTTGCCCGCGAAGTGGTGGTACATGCTGCCCTGACCTGCCCCGGCCTGCTGCTGGATCGCCTTCGGGCTCGTACCCACGTACCCCCGCTCCCACAACAGCTCGCGGGTGGCCTCGATCAATCGCTCCGGGGTGCTCATGAAATCACTGTACATACTAGTAGGTACAGAGTCGAGGGAGCAGCCCACAGCCCCTTTCGTACTCCCGGGGAGGTACGCGTACTGCCGCTGGCCGTACGACGACCCGGACCCCCTCCCGGCGCGAGTCTCGAAGCATCACCGGAACACCCACCGAGGAGATGACTTCAGATGCAGACCCTGGCGCACTGGGACGGCGGGCCCGGCCCGTGGATCCTTCTCTTCCCGCTGATCTGGGCGGCCGTCGTGATCGGTGTCGTGACCGTCCTGCGCCGTACCGTGTGGCGTGGCCGTCGCGGCCCGTGGCGCGGCATGGACCGCACCGCGACGGACGTCCGCCCGACCGGCGACTCGCCGATCGCGATGCTCGGCAGGCGCTTCGCCTCCGGCGAGATCGACGAGGACGAGTACTGGCGTCGGCTCTCCGTCCTGGATGAGCAGTTCGGACGCACCGATTTCGGTCGCACCGACTTCGGCCGTACGGGCAAGGGCGGTGCGGCATGAGCACCGCGACCGCCACCAGGGCCACGCGGACCGCGGCACGTGTCGCCGACGCCGTGAAGGTGTACGGCAACGGCGACACCGCCGTCCGGGCCCTGGACGGAGTGAGCGTCACCTTTCCGGCCGGACGCTTCACCGCGATCATGGGGCCCTCGGGCTCCGGCAAGTCCACCCTGATGCACTGCGCGGCCGGCCTGGACACCCTCACCTCGGGCGCCGCGTTCATCGGCGACACCGAGCTGGGCAGCATGGACGACCGCCGCCTCACACTGCTGCGGCGCGACCGCATCGGCTTCGTCTTCCAGGCGTTCAACCTGGTGCCGACGCTGACCGTCGCGGAGAACATCACGCTGCCCAGGGACCTCGCGGGCGGCCGGGGCGACGGTGCGTCGCAGGAGTGGATCGAC from Streptomyces sp. NBC_00258 includes:
- a CDS encoding DUF5753 domain-containing protein; the protein is MRRLQESRVPLYERTETFRVYSSSVVPGFLQTHEYAAALLKSISDFHGTPDDVEDAADARVARNHIVRERGRRFVFLLEESVLTHVIGSAETTAGQLGHLLTAMAFPSVSVGIVPAGATRNMWTLETFTLFDEGRVHVELLTAAITVTAPGEVAQYANAFARMSAHAVVGAEARARITEALSSLSDEPA
- a CDS encoding DUF7848 domain-containing protein, which codes for MIPTDYTSLPLEIADLPMRLEVGDFPERRWVECASCIEADPVGQGTDEAQDWAREHLRRHPDHDRFRIVSMTAWRLAPGSSERKADEE
- a CDS encoding TetR/AcrR family transcriptional regulator; the protein is MYSDFMSTPERLIEATRELLWERGYVGTSPKAIQQQAGAGQGSMYHHFAGKPDLALAAIRRTAEELRATAEGVLGGPGSPYERVEAYLRRERDVLRGCPVGRLTMDPDVMASEELRAPVDETLDWLRERLAGIVEEGQERGEFAPSLDGEEIAATVVATVQGGYVLARASGSTAAFDTGVRGLLSLLALNSPARTSD
- a CDS encoding SHOCT domain-containing protein — protein: MQTLAHWDGGPGPWILLFPLIWAAVVIGVVTVLRRTVWRGRRGPWRGMDRTATDVRPTGDSPIAMLGRRFASGEIDEDEYWRRLSVLDEQFGRTDFGRTDFGRTGKGGAA
- a CDS encoding ABC transporter ATP-binding protein, with product MSTATATRATRTAARVADAVKVYGNGDTAVRALDGVSVTFPAGRFTAIMGPSGSGKSTLMHCAAGLDTLTSGAAFIGDTELGSMDDRRLTLLRRDRIGFVFQAFNLVPTLTVAENITLPRDLAGGRGDGASQEWIDALVDVVGLRDRLHHRPSELSGGQQQRVAVARAFAGQPDVVFADEPTGNLDSRSGEEVLNLLGRAVRQMDRTVVMVTHDPVAAAHADEVVFLADGRLVDRMEAPTADKVLDRMKAFDSKGAPPA